The following proteins are co-located in the Oncorhynchus clarkii lewisi isolate Uvic-CL-2024 chromosome 30, UVic_Ocla_1.0, whole genome shotgun sequence genome:
- the LOC139389456 gene encoding leucine-rich repeat LGI family member 3 has translation MLNSGSRRVPGWLKLLSSLCLLLCLVGETGAKRVPKIPRCPTTCSCTKDSAFCVDTKTIPKSFPPGIISLTMVNAAFTTIPEGAFSHLHLLQFLLLNSNTFTVVADDAFAGLSHLQYLFIENNDIQALSKHTFRGLKSLTHLSLSNNNLQLLPRELFKYFDILTDLDLRGNSFRCDCKIKWLVDWMEKSNTSVPAIYCASPFEFQDRRIHDLTPRDFNCISADFAVYETFPFQSVSVESYEFNDDQFVAFAQPDTGFCTLFVWDHVEMVFRMYHNITSRSAVYCKPVVINNTLYMVVAQLFGGSHIYKWEEDPQRFVKIQDIDTTRVRKPNFVETFQLDDEWYFAVADSSKAGSTSIYRWNSNGFYSHQSLHPWHRDTHVEFLDVEGKQRLILSSASQPPVVYQWNRSLRQFAFHSQITETADVQMVKHFWVRKVLYLCLTRFIGDSKILRWEGQRYVEIQTLPSRGSMTVYPFIVGPRQYLLLGSDFSFSRVYLWDDLTQRFQLFQELNMRAPRAFSLVSVDNKDILLAASFKGNTLAYQHLIVDLSAK, from the exons ATGCTGAATTCTGGATCGAGAAGGGTCCCGGGATGGCTGAAGCTGTTGTCCAGCCTATGTCTGCTTCTCTGCCTGGTGGGGGAGACTGGGGCCAAGAGGGTCCCCAAAATCCCCCGCTGTCCTACCACCTGCTCCTGCACCAAAGACAGTGCCTTCTGTGTGGATACCAAGACTATCCCCAAGAGCTTTCCCCCTGGGATCATCTCCCT GACGATGGTGAATGCAGCCTTCACTACAATCCCAGAGGGAGCCTTCTCCCACCTGCACCTTCTGCAGTTTCT tcTGCTGAACTCCAACACCTTCACTGTTGTGGCTGATGATGCCTTCGCAGGTCTGTCACACCTGCAGTACTT ATTTATAGAGAACAATGACATCCAAGCCCTGTCAAAGCACACCTTCAGAGGGCTTAAATCTTTGACTCACCT TTCTCTGTCAAATAATAACCTGCAGCTCCTACCACGAGAACTCTTCAAATATTTTGACATTCTGACAGACTT AGACCTGCGGGGTAACTCTTTCCGCTGTGACTGTAAAATCAAGTGGCTTGTGGACTGGATGGAGAAGTCCAACACTTCTGTCCCTGCCATCTACTGTGCCAGCCCATTTGAGTTCCAAGACCGCAGAATCCATGATCTAACCCCAcgagacttcaactgtatcagcGCAG ACTTTGCAGTTTATGAAACTTTCCCCTTCCAGTCTGTGTCAGTGGAGTCCTATGAATTCAACGACGATCAGTTTGTGGCCTTCGCCCAGCCTGATACTGGGTTCTGTACACTGTTTGTATGGGATCATGTGGAAATGGTCTTCCGGATGTACCATAATATAACAT CTCGCTCTGCTGTCTACTGCAAGCCTGTGGTAATTAACAACACTCTTTACATGGTTGTGGCTCAACTTTTTGGAGGATCCCACATCTACAA GTGGGAAGAGGACCCACAGCGATTTGTGAAGATCCAGGACATTGACACCACACGTGTGAGGAAACCCAACTTTGTTGAGACCTTCCAGCTGGATGATGAGTGGTACTTTGCAGTAGCAGACAGTTCCAAGGCAGGCTCTACGAGCATATACCGCTGGAACAGCAACGGTTTCTACTCCCACCAATCCCTTCATCCCTGGCATCGTGACACCCATGTGGAGTTCCTAGATGTGGAGGGGAAGCAGCGTCTCATTCTCTCCAGTGCCTCCCAGCCCCCAGTGGTTTACCAGTGGAACCGCAGCCTGCGCCAGTTTGCCTTTCATTCCCAAATCACTGAGACTGCTGACGTGCAGATGGTCAAGCATTTCTGGGTGCGCAAAGTTCTCTACCTCTGCCTTACACGCTTCATTGGCGACTCCAAGATTCTCCGCTGGGAGGGGCAGCGCTATGTTGAGATTCAGACCCTGCCCTCACGTGGCTCCATGACTGTGTATCCATTCATCGTGGGCCCCCGCCAGTATCTCCTCTTAGGGAGTGATTTCTCCTTCTCTCGAGTTTACTTGTGGGACGACCTTACCCAGCGCTTCCAGCTCTTCCAGGAGCTCAACATGAGAGCACCCCGGGCCTTCAGCTTGGTGTCAGTGGACAACAAAGACATCCTGCTGGCAGCCAGCTTCAAAGGCAACACCCTGGCCTACCAGCACCTAATAGTAGATCTTAGTGCCAAATAG
- the LOC139389469 gene encoding charged multivesicular body protein 7, with the protein MVPSNLGEEMSTEVALPPEWEDDERMNFLFSDFKENRDVSTTDWDSKMDFWTSLILKICRSRGTVCVNLQELNKIFQRKGIMPLGLATVIQCMARCGKIQRESEFASNVDCGWVSWGVGLLLVKPLKWTFSTLLGSSGVTLKELFVVIELVKEKAAELLGVYRSSPVANHSLLSFQELRTLSSHVCVDESTLCMALLQLQREKQVTVSLHGGEKIVKFSQPGQNHVSPVSDVDLGIYQLQRSERLLEERVEALGLEAEKYKEEARVLLREGKKSQALRCLRSRKRVEKKADHLYAQLENVKGILDKIANSQTDKLVIQAYQAGVSALRLSLKDVTVERAESLVDQIQELCDTQDEVNQILAGGALNSTDADTDGLEDELRFLLENSSLDEPSTLPEVPSHPLSPVRESGSLCDDLLSALPTVPQNHFNITGDELDKARSCITLADTGLQQKYRTSPVKRAEPAQ; encoded by the exons ATGGTTCCATCAAATCTTGGGGAAGAAATGTCTACTGAAGTAGCGTTACCACCTGAGTGGGAGGACGATGAACGGATGAATTTCCTGTTCTCTGACTTTAAAGAAAACCGAGATGTCAGCACAACAGATTGGGACAGTAAAATGGATTTCTGGACATCACTCATTCTTAAAATCTGCAGGAGTCGCGGAACCGTCTGTGTTAATTTGCAGGAGCTGAACAAGATTTTTCAGAGAAAAGGAATTATGCCTTTGGGTTTGGCTACTGTCATTCAGTGCATGGCCAG GTGTGGCAAGATACAAAGGGAGTCAGAGTTTGCCTCAAATGTAGACTGTGGGTGGGTGTCTTGGGGTGTTGGCCTGTTGCTGGTGAAGCCTTTAAAATGGACCTTTTCAACTCTTCTTGGTAGCAGTGGGGTTACTTTGAAGGAGTTGTTTGTTGTCATCGAACTGGTAAAG GAGAAGGCAGCAGAATTGCTTGGTGTCTACCGGAGCTCCCCAGTGGCCAaccactctctcctgtccttcCAGGAGCTCCGTACACTGTCGTCCCATGTCTGTGTTGACGAGAGTACCTTGTGTATGGCTCTGCTACAGCTGCAGAGGGAGAAGCAGGTGACAGTATCGCTGCATGGAGGTGAGAAG ATTGTGAAGTTTTCTCAGCCAGGACAGAATCATGTGTCTCCTGTCAGTGATGTAGACCTAGGCATCTACCAGCTCCAGCGCAGTGAGAGACTGCTTGAAGAGAGGGTGGAGGCATTGGGACTAGAGGCAGAGAA GTACAAAGAAGAAGCTAGGGTGTTGCTGCGGGAAGGGAAGAAATCTCAG GCTCTAAGGTGTTTGAGAAGCCGAAAGAGAGTCGAGAAGAAAGCAGACCACTTATATGCCCAGCTGGAAAATGTGAAGGGAATCCTAGACAAGATAGCAAACTCACAGACCGACAAACTA GTGATACAGGCGTATCAGGCTGGAGTGTCAGCCCTGCGACTCTCTTTGAAGGATGTGACAGTAGAAAGAGCTGAGAGCCTTGTGGATCAAATCCAAGAG TTGTGTGACACTCAGGATGAAGTGAACCAAATTCTGGCTGGTGGAGCACTCAACTCAA CGGATGCAGACACAGACGGGCTGGAGGATGAGCTAAGATTTTTATTGGAGAACTCTAGTCTGGATGAGCCTTCTACGCTACCTGAAGTACCGTCACACCCTCTTTCACCTGTCAGGGAATCTGGTTCTCTTTGTGATGATCTGCTGAGCGCTTTGCCCACAGTCCCTCAAAACCACTTCAATATAACAGGTGATGAACTGGACAAAGCGCGTAGTTGCATAACGCTTGCAGATACAG GTCTTCAACAAAAATATCGTACCTCTCCAGTGAAGAGGGCTGAGCCTGCACAGTGA